Part of the Mya arenaria isolate MELC-2E11 chromosome 8, ASM2691426v1 genome, TCTTAATCGTTTCAAAAACCTTAAATCTGTCGGAAAGTCACAGATGCAGAAATGTTCAAATGTCTGGACTTTGTTGTCAGCTCTAATATTGGCTAAAGTTAAATTCACACACATAACAGAATGTAGCAAATTAACAGAAATACGACACTTAGATAATATCCATTTTCGActaatattacattattgaaCGGGCGACAGATCAATGTAGAACGATGCATTTCAAGAAACCAAAAATGTCCTCCGTCCGCCAGagcctttttttcaaaataacctACCCCAGACATGGACGACGTAGAATGAGTCCTGGCTGATCCCGGCCTGGTAGAGTTTCCCGTTGCGGACCTGCCGGACAAACGTTGGCATCCCACCAAATATCGGGTTCAGATTCTGACGGGCGTCTGGGCTCGGCTTGAATGGAAGGTCAATGTTCGGGTTGTGAAAAAAGGTGAATGCCAGTCAagtcaaaacaaaattgaagttCGATCTTCTTTGGTAATGTTTTTGGTCAATGATAACAatgcaaatacattaaatggTGTATATGTTGTATTTGGAAATTCCGCTGCAACTCCAGCCGTTTAAATTTGACAAACATGACTGTTAACGTGGGGTGGATAAAACATGACTGTTAATGCATTATTGAAGTTGCACTGACCTTGCCCTGACACTCCGCCCCGCAAACGACGGACACAGACAGAAACAGACACAAAATTTCGACCATTAAAGTCGCCATTTTTGCTTATTTATGAACATGATAAACTTACACACACAAAAGTACTGATAAGAATTTGGCCCTGAACTTCATGCCAGAGATCTTATTCTAAATAGTATCACCAGTGAAGAGCTGAACTGTACATGCACTTATCAACGTAAGTTGCTAAGATGTTAAAAGTCGGCAGCACTTTGAATGTGTGTGTCAACGATTTAGATATACTCCCGGATAATAAAGACCGCTTCGAGACGGTTCTCTACCCGGGTCAGAAGGGTTTTTCGACAGTAAAGGTTTTGCTCTTAACTATAAATTATAAGACGCGACCCGAAGGCCATAGGGATAATGTTAACAACGGTTCAATGGTCTATGGATAAAACATTTGATTGTAAGAAAAGTGAATACCTATCAAGAACACATTTCTATCAACTTTCCTTAATCTGCGTTATAAAAGAACCGTTTTGATTCCAATGAATAGCTAAAGAATCGATATATAGCatgtctttttttataaaagaatgtCCGCTTCTTATAACGATAATCTACAATTTTATTCGCTGCCTTTATATTTAGACTGGTCGCTGGTCAGACGCGATGGTTATTTCCTTTTTCAAGGGGAAGCACTACGCTTGCAAAATCGCTACATATTTAGGCGCTTACCTGTCGGAAAAATTAATGATAAGGATCACATGATGCAAGTCTGTGGTTTACTGCCAAGCTAGGATTACTGAAATTGCCCATTCATTGCAGGTGACTACGCACATTACGCCATACTGGGTGAGGGAAGATCTTTATAAGCTCAAAGAAGGCGATTACACACCTAGATATCAACCTTACGAGTAATGAACATTTTCCACATATCTCCTTTAATTGACCCTCAAACGTTTATTGCGAAATGTCATTCGCTTGGTGGgtgatacatgttttattttatctttaatgtGTTTCTgacaaaatgtttgatataaatacatatcatccctgcttatttcaatcacttattaaaatgtttatgtttaaaatggttTCTCCTTTAACATTATTCGAATGcgtaattttaattttttgtcgCTTTCCGTGTTGTACAAGTGCCTTCATGGTAAAATAATGTTGGTTTTACCGCCTAACTGAGCGGCTGATAACAGTGTATGCACGATTATGCACGTTCGGGCATCTGAGAAGGATCAATACAATAAGTATGATTGTgtgaatacatatttacatttagatatttgcatatttaaactACAAAGTGTATTCGTCATATAACAAAAAACACTTGTGTTTCTCTGCATAAAATATAGACATTCTTCCTTTTGTTGCTTTAAAAGGCTACGCCATTGgtcaaatgttgttgttttttattttaaatttggaattcgcaaatcattactagataaccagttactgctaaaagccaaaaaaatgcatttatagttaagttgtaacacgaatcttacatacttaaccagttattatgttacttattaagtggaattcgcaaaccataactagttaccTATTActgttgtacagctaaaaaggTAACTGTTActgttgtacagctaaaaaggGTAACTCTTACTGTTGTACAGTTAAAAAGGGTAACTGTTActgttgtacagctaaaaaggTAACTGTTActgttgtacagctaaaaagggtaactgttaatgttgtacagctaaaaagggtaactgttaatgttgtacagtTAAAAAGGGTAACTGTTActgttgtacagctaaaaaggTAACCGTTACTGTTGTACAGTTAAAAAGGGTAACTGTTActgttgtacagctaaaaaggGTAACTGTTACTGTTGTACAGTTAAAAAGGGTAactgttaatgttgtacagtTAAAAAGGGTAACTGTTActgttgtacagctaaaaagggtaactgttaatgttgtacagctaaaaagggtaactgttaatgttgtacagctaaaaagggtaactgttaatgttgtacagctaaaaagggtaactgttaatgttgtacagtTAAAAAGGGTAactgttaatgttgtacagtTAAAAAGGGTAactgttaatgttgtacagtTAAAAAGGGTAACTGTTActgttgtacagctaaaaaggATAACTGTTACTGTTGTACAGTTAAAAAGGTAACCGTTACTGTTGTACAGTTAAAAAGGATAactgttaatgttgtacagctaaaaagggtaactgttaatgttgtacagtTAAAAAGGGTAactgttaatgttgtacagtTAAAAAGGGTAACTGTTActgttgtacagctaaaaaggGTAACTGTTACTGTTGAACAGCTAAAAAGGTAACCGTTActgttgtacagctaaaaaggTAACTGTAACTGTTGTACGGCTAAAAAGGTAACTGTAACTGTTGTACAGCTGTACAGCTAAAAAGGTAactgttaatgttgtacagctaaaaaggataactgttaatgttgtacagATAAAAAGGGTAACTGTTACTGTTGTACAGTTAAAAAGGGTAACTGTTActgttgtacagctaaaaaggTAACTGTAActgttgtacagctaaaaaggTAACTGTAActgttgtacagctaaaaaggataactgttaatgttgtacagtTAAAAAGGGTAACTGTTACTGTTGTACAGTTAAAAAGGGTAACTGTTACTGCTGTACAGCTAAAAAGGTAACTGTAActgttgtacagctaaaaaggTAACTGTAActgttgtacagctaaaaagggtaactgttaatgttgtacagtTAAAAAGGGTAactgttaatgttgtacagctaaaaaggGTAACAgttaatgttgtacagctaaaaaggGTAACTGTTActgttgtacagctaaaaaggGTAACTGTTActgttgtacagctaaaaagggtaactgttaatgttgtacagtTAAAAAGGGTAactgttaatgttgtacagtTAAAAAGGGTAactgttaatgttgtacagtTAAAAAGGGTAactgttaatgttgtacagctaaaaagggtaactgttaatgttgtacagctaaaaaggataactgttaatgttgtacagtTAAAAAGGGTAactgttaatgttgtacagtTAAAAAGGGTAACTGTTACTGTTGTACAGCTATAAAGGTAACTGTAActgttgtacagctaaaaagggtaactgttaatgttgtacagctaaaaaggGTAACAgttaatgttgtacagctaaaaaggGTAACTTttaatgttgtacagctaaaaagggtaactgttaatgttgtacagctaaaaaaggtaacaggtggcagttctgggtaCCGTTTCAGGCCAGTTTTTAGtattatgaaatttattttaacgaaaAAGTTttgcgaatattaactagataacTAGAttattatcgcgaaaattaagtcgttaacacgaaacaattcgcgaacgtaacaggttatcttacggcagttatatgccaccataattTTGGGTCTCATTATTGTAGTTAAGACTATAagattattaaaatgttatttaaacttaaacgTTAATGCGTTATTATTATACAGTatcaataaacaatatgttattaaaaaggTCTTTACTGTTTAGAATATAAACCGATTGATATATACGAGGCGGAGCAGAAGATATCCTAGTTTACACATCTATAGCTTCTTAAACATTGAATAGTTCTAAATGTTAACCCATTATTTTGGGTCATTATTGAGATCGTTTTGGACAGTATTTAGTTCGGACATTTAGATGATTACTGTTTATATCGactaacatttaaattttgtgtACAGCAAATGAGTTTTTGCTTTCGTTGTTGGATTGCATATAGCAGTTATATTCGGTGAAGAGGCTGCACACAAGTATGGTGGACACTTTACAAGTGTCCTTTGAGGAGGATGGTTTTGCTACCATACAGATGATGAATGGAGAAAACAGGTTCCAGTTGTCGATCATTGATGAATGGAACAGGGCTTTGGATAAAGTTTTAGAGTAAGCAACAAATATGTTATTCCGATATTTATAAGGTGCTTTGGGTGACTTCAAAATTTTACTGTTTTCTGTGAATCAGTCTTACTTTCgcttttaataatataataagtttatcattcaaataatGTAGGTGAAGATatcggcctagcggcgtgaagttagcggcttATATTAGCGGCGTtacggcgtgaagttagcggcctagcggcgtgaattGGGCGACcgatttttttctctatttcaaagGAATTGTTCATGCCTTTTCTTTGACAACAATggtaaatcaaggttttttatacataaattaacatagcggccttaaattgttttctatttcagagcATTTTTGTATGCGTATTCTTCTAGAACAATGATAGGTGTACTGTTTTATACACACAAATGATCGATCTGACGCGATTAAGTTAGCGGCCTAGGACTATAGGACTAATAATGTATGtgacagtgttgttttttatggtAATTTCAAGGACTGCTGGCGTAAAAAATGCTCGAATATGGATCTGTGAAAACCCTTTTTAATATTCTTGAAAGAGGGACACCTTTCCGGCTCCCGCACTATTTGATGTATTAAGAATCTAATGAAATATCTGTAAATGACGAATCCTTAGTTAAATATATAGGCGTAAAGTTCAAAATGCTTCCTTCAGGTACGCCCCTGACTTAGTCATTGTAAAATGCCGTCCACGCTTTGACGGCATTTTTGAATGACTAGCCCCTAATTGTAAACCATACGCATaaacaatcaagtgggggatttcaaatgcataaataaatagaGATATAGTGAGCCTTTTTTTCCATTCATGAGAAAAAAACGTGCGATTTTTCCGCTCCAAAAGGGCAGTGGCCACTTCaccaaatttgaaaaaagtcCGGAGTCCAGGCGTTTTTTTGAGCGTGTactattactttttttcttttatattgaTTCAGaagtaaaaagtaaacatgggcgattttagagggggcgcgcgccgtCACCGTACGCCCCTCCTAAATCCGCTAGTAGTATTAAAAGGTAGTAGCaagtaattttgtttattagcaataaatgaAATAGCATCTATGTGGTTGTTACAAATTAACTGTTACTACCGTACTCTATTAGACTTACCTGGTCCTtcgtataaaaaaaatcgtttcaagctggaaaataagaaaaaaggcCGCCGTGAAgtggttttgattttatttccgGTACAGTAACCAAAATGTATCAAGACATTTCAAACCACGACAAATACAGATCAGACACTTCGAACCTTGCTCAGGGACACTTCGGACCATGATGATTTATTCTAGTTTAGGtccagtttgttttataaatagatTTACTGtataatttacatgtacaactGCGAAAGAAAAGTCACCATCATACAATGTACTTCGTAGAACaacgaactgaaatctgtcgTATAAAACCCGCGACCTAAAAATGACTTTCACAGAATGGCGAGTGTTTACCATCTCACTAATCACGACTGAATCTTTTGTTGAAcagatgcaacgagaataaaactcgcgcacaatgaaaaatgaaaatgtacagCGTGAAATGAGTTGGCATTTGTGAAATGTACATTGGTTAATCATCAATGATACAttcataaaatacacacatacactttgggacttttggcaacgaataacCTCCATATAAGTGAATTTGAGCTGCAATTTCTGTATTCAGGAACAAGAACACGAAGGGTTTACTGATCAAGGGAATGGGCCGATTTTTCTCTAACGGGATCGACTTAAACTGGCTGGGCGAACAGGAAGGCGACTCGCGGCGGAAATTCATGGACGGCCTCCACAGAATGCTGGTCCGTGTTCTTGTGTTCCCGGTTCCAACAGCCGCCCTCATAAATGGTAAAAGGGTGGGAAGAGGGTTATCGAAACCACAGAACTTTACTGTTTATACATAACTAAACGCTGTGGGTTAAGCTATTCGAATAAATGATTGATCTCacagaaacaaatacaaaagtttgtgttagtttttttttatatttatatatatatagtatttatgcactttgctgtttgtagagttttgtgctgttctatgttccctgtttgtgattttgtgttctatgtctttggcgtttgcccattgccactaaaccgggtttatgtttaaattttttgctactgagcatgtttctgtagctttttgcatatatattctttttataattcatcatttataacataaacccgggccccattttctcgaaacttcttcagtcccttataacaggatttagctaaactcactatttttgttgttctacaacatgcgttatatttacttctttaaaagtttttagaaattatataagaaaaatctgtatgcttattagaagaatttttttttcatttatcaaaatccattagtatgtattttggctaattgaaataagcgacttcaGCCTGTTAAGctaaagaagtttcgagaaattgtggGCCAGAGTAACAGGTTCAAGTTTCAGGCACAAGCTTGGTCATCGACACTTctaagtaaatatatttattgcgaaaaacatcttgtacgtgtacttgtacgtgcaGATGCGTCTAAACGTCACTTTCAAAATGTCTATTTCCACGTTTTCCCAGTAGGCTCTTCGATTCGCGTATAAAATGTTTTCCTCGTGATTAATATATTGTTGTCATAACCGTTACTTCGAACGAGTCGTCTCCAACATGTATGACGTAGATCCCAAATTTAACGCTTGTACAGAGTATACGTATTTGGATGACGTAGCGCACATTAAGTAGTACGCGTACCCATACAAGTTGCGTTCGCAACCTCTCTAGTAAACCGTCGAATGCAAGACGAATTTTGATGCATGACATCAAAGAGGCGGCTGTATGATAAAAAGCAAGTGAATAAGTTGGTAGATAACCGTTAACTGGCTAAAACTTCTTTATAATTAACGTTATGTATCAATTGTTCAACTATTCATGGAAATCAAAACGGTTCCGTTACAACATAGAATAAAGAAAGTTGAAAGATATGTACTAAGTATTCAATTGTCTTACAATCTAAAAAATATCCATATACGCTTGTCCattgaatattgtaaacatttatccCTATAAACGCGGTCACGTCTGGATGGGAATGCACTCAATGGTATGACCtttttgataaatctgaagaaaaaataaatactttaggttaaatgtcagtAAATTTTGCTTAGGTCATATGAaaccaaagcaggagttcattccaaTCAAACGACACTGCTGGGAACACGTGCATCATGTTGGACTCACAATTTCATTTCAGACATATGCAAGAATGTATGAAGCAGATCAATAGATTGCCgggttgtttatttataaatgtatgcatCTTTTGACCAAATATTTACGTTCAGGTCATTGATTCTTGGTGCAAATATTTACGTTCAGGTCATTGATTCTTGGTATGCATGCACTATGTTCGGTGTTATGTTCCTAACTCACTTCTTGGTTagcagatatatttttaaacgcATATTTTTAAACGCAATGTTTGTTTGCAGGCCATGCATTTGGTGCGGGGGCGTTCCTGGCGCTCGCCTGCGACTTCCGGTTGATGCGGCCTGACCGCGGCTGGCTCTGTTGGCCGGAGACGGCTATCGGGATGCGCTTCGGCGATAACCTACTTAAAGTAGCCAAGTAAGGTTAACCGTGTCCAAGCGTACACTCGCATCCTTTCGAGCTGTGCGTATCTGTATTCCGTCATACTGAGGTGTTGTCGAAAATTTTGCTCGGGATTAAGTCAGTAAATGCGTCCttatttctttagaaaataaacttattcatttaaagttttgagAAAATAACAGGATTTTTATATCCATTAAAATCAcacttttcttaaattttactgacatatACTGTATACATCCGAATGAAGACACCaacaatatcacaaaatgacgGTGTGCGGATACGCGCAACATCTCATAGATCGTTTGAACGCTTGAACACTTTGTAAGTTAGAGTGATTAAACGTAAATTTACTACGAAGCCAGATTCACAACTATTCTTAATAGTATTCCCGTTGATCGAAGTTACGCCCTACTTCATTGGTCGACATTCCCCGGTAATCCAAGATACGCCCTTCTTCATACGTCGACATTCCCCGATGCTCGAAGTTACGCCCTACTTTATAAGTCGACATTCCCCGTTGCTCAAAGTTCATTGATCGACATTCCCCGGTGCTCAAAGTTACGCCCCACTTCATTGATCGACATTCCCCGTTGCTCAAAGTTACGCCCTTCTTCATTGGTCGACATTCCCGGTGCTCGAAGTTACGCCCTACTTCATTGATCGATATCCACGGTGCTCAAAGTTACGCACTACTTCATTGATCGACATTACCTCGTGCTCGAAGTTACGCCTTACTTCATTGATCGACATTCCCCGTTGCTCGAAGTTACGCCCTTCTTCATTGATCGACATTCCGTGTGGCTCAAAGTTACGGCCTACTTCTTTGGGTGGTATTCCCGCTGATCGGAGTAACGCCCTGCCTCGTTGGGTGATCCCCCCCCCATGCTCGAAGTAACTGCTTCATTGATCGGCATTCGTCGGTACAACCTTTCTTCATTTTATAGCACCCCCTAGTGCTCAAAGTTACGCACTACTTCATTGATCGACATTGCCTGGTGCTCAAAGTTACGCACTACTTCAGTGGTCGACATTCCCGGTGCTCAAAGTAACGCCCTACTTCATTGGTCGACATTCCCCGGTGCTCGAAGTTACGCCCTACTTCTCTGGTCGACATTCCCCGGTGCTCGAAGTTACGCATTTATTCATTGAACGACATTCCCCGGTGCTCAAAGTTACGCCCTACTACATTGGTCGGCATTCTCCCGTGCTCGAAGTTACGCCTTACTTCATTAATCGATATTCCCCGGTGCTCAAAGTTACGCCCCACTTCATTGGTCGACATTCCCCGGTGCTCAAAGTAACGCCCTACATCATTGGTCGACATTCCCCGGTGCTCGAAGTTACGCCCTACTTCATTGATCGACATTCCCCGGTGCTCAAAGTAACGCCCTACTTCATTGGTCGACATTCCCCGGTGCTCAAAGTTACGCCCCACTTCATTGGTCGACATTTCCCCGTGCTCGAAGTTACGCCTTACTTCATTGATCGACATTCCCCGTCGCTCGAAGTTACGTTCAACTTCAATGAACGACATTCCCCGGTGCTCGAAGTTACGCACTAGTTCATTGAACGACATTCCCCGGTGCTCTAAGTTACGTCCTACTTCATTGCTCGACATTCCCCGCTGCTCGAAGTTACTCCCTACTTCACTGATTGACATTCCGTGGTGCTCAAAGTTACGGCCTAACTCATATGGTGGTATTCCCGCTGCTCGGAGTAACGTCCTGATTCGTAAGGTGATTCCCCCCATGCTCGAAGTTACTGCTTCATTGATCGGCATTCGTCGGTACACTCTTCCTTCATTTTATAGCATCCCCGGTGCTAGAAGTAACGCCCTGTTTCATTTTGTGGCTATAAACAGAATGTATTGGTAATGTGTGCTAACGGTAGATGCCAGTGTTAGAGTCAGTAGTGTGTGATATGGGGTGTAGTGATGTGTGGTAAGGGATGTAGTGATGTGTGGTATGGGGTGTAGTGATGTGTGGTATGGGGTGTAGTGATGTGTGGTATGGGATGTAGTGATGTGTGGTATGGGATGTAGTGATGTGTGGTATGGGGTGTAGTGATGTGTGGTATGGGGTGTAGTGATGTGTGGTATGGGATGTAGTGATGTGTGGTATGGGGTGTAGTGATGTGTGGTATGGGATGTAGTGATGTGTGGTATGGGGTGTAGTGATGTGTGGTATGGGGTGTAGTGATGTGTGGTATGGGGTGTAGTGATGTGTGGTATGGGATGTAGTGATGTGTGGTATGGGGTGTAGTGATGTGTGGTAAGGGATGTAGTGATGTGTGGTATGGGGTGTAGTGATGTGTGGTATGGGGTGTAGTGATGTGTGGTATGGGCTGTAGTGATGTGTGGTATGGGGTGTAGTGATGTGTGGTATGGGTGTAGTGATGTGTGGTATGGGGTGTAGTGATGTGTGGTATGGGATGTAGTGATGTGTGGTATGGGTTGTAGTGATGTGTTGTATGGGGTGTAGTGATGTGTGGTATGGGGTGTATTGATGTGTGGTATAGGATGTAGTGATGTGTGGTATTAGATGTAATGATGTGTGGTATGGGGTGTAGTGATGTGTGGTATGGGGTGTAGTGATGTGTGGTATGAGGTGTAGTGATGTGTGATATGGGGTGTAGTGATGTGTGGTATGGGGTGTAGTGATGTGTGGTATGGGCTGTAGTGATGTGTGGTATGGGGTGTAGTGATGTGTGGTATGGGGTGTAATGATGTGTGGTATGGGGTGTAGTGATGTGTGGTATGGGGTGTAGTGATGTGTGGTATGGGGTGTAGTGATGTGTGGTATGGGGTGTAGTGATGTGTGGTATGGAGTGTAGTGATGTGTGGTATGGGATGTAGTGATGTGTGGTATGGGGTGTAGTGATGTGTGGTATGGGGTGTAGTGATGTGTGGTATGGGGTGTAGTGATGTGTGGTATGGGGTGTAGTGATGTGTGGTATGGGGTGTAGTGATGTGTGGTATGGATGTAGTGATGTGTGGTATGGGGTGTAGTGATGGTATGAGGTGTAGTGATGTATGGTATGGGGTGTAGTGATGTGTGGTATGGGGTGTAGTGATGTGTGGTATGGAGTGTAGTGATGTGTGATATGGGGTGTAGTGATGTGTGGCATGGGGTGTAGTGATGTGTGATATGGGGTGTAGTGATGTGTGGTATGGGGTGTAGTGATGTGTGGTATGGGGTGTAGTGATGTGTGGTATGGGGTGTAGTGATGTGTGGTATGGGGTGTAGTGATGTGTGGTATGGGGTGTAGTGATGTGTGGTATGGGGTGTAGTGATGTGTGGTATGGGCTGTAGTGATGTGTGGTATGGGGTGTAGTGATGTGTGGTATGGGCTGTAGTGATGTGTGGTATGAGGTGTAGTGATGTGTGGTATGGGTGTAGTGATGTGTGGTATGGGGTGTAGTGATGTGTTGTATGGAGTGTAGTGATGTGTGGTATGGGGTGTAGTGATGTGTGGTATGGAGTGTAGTGATGTGTGGTATGGGGTGTAGTGATGTGTGGTATGGGGTGTAGTGATGTGTGGTATGGGGTGTAGTGATGTGTGGTATGGAGTGTAGTGATGTGTGGTATGGGGTGTAGTGATGTGTGGTATGGGGTGTAGTGATGTGTGGTATGGGGTGTAGTGATGTGTGGTATGGAGTGTAGTGATGTGTGGTATGGGGTGTAGTGATGTGTGGTATGGGGTGTAGCGATGTGTGGTATGGGGTGTAGTGTTGTGTGGTATGGGGTGTAGTGATTTGTGGTATGGAGTGTAGTGATGTGTGGTATGGGGTGTAGTGATGTGTGGTATGGGATGTAGTGATGTGCGGTATGGGGTGTAGTGATGTGTGATATGGGGTGTAGTGATGTGTGGTATGGGGTGTAGTGATGTGTGGTATGGGGTGTAGTGATGTGTGGTATGGGCTGTAGTGATGTGTGGTATGAGGTGTAGTGATGTGTGGTATGGGGTGTAGTGATGTGTGGTATGGGATGTAGTGATGTGTGGTATGAGGTGTAGTGATGTGTGGTATGGGGTGTAGTGATGTGTGGTATGGGGTGTAGTGATGTGTGGTATGTGATGTAGTGATGTGTGGTATGGGGTGTAGTGATGTGTGGTATGGGGTGTAGTGATGTGTGGTATGGGATGTAGTGATGTGACTCTGGTTTTGCTCAACTTGGATTACGATGCTCTCGGTAATATATAAAGCACGCAAAAATGTATATCCGGCAAAATGTCAAAAGGTCATCAAAGAATCATGAAAGTGTCTACCGGTAGTGGGAGTGGTCTTGGGTTCGATTTCAGTCTATTACA contains:
- the LOC128244634 gene encoding uncharacterized protein LOC128244634 → MVDTLQVSFEEDGFATIQMMNGENRFQLSIIDEWNRALDKVLENKNTKGLLIKGMGRFFSNGIDLNWLGEQEGDSRRKFMDGLHRMLVRVLVFPVPTAALINGHAFGAGAFLALACDFRLMRPDRGWLCWPETAIGMRFGDNLLKVAKSKIPPGIAQKEALVYAKRLTGPEAKRLQFADVLTEEAKMPAEARVLISGALGRNGISRELLQNTKTDMYGTELHHIISKL